In Devosia litorisediminis, one genomic interval encodes:
- a CDS encoding carbohydrate ABC transporter permease, with the protein MSNPLALLSRTATYALLTLAAFISVFPFFWMLVGATNSSNDIIRGKATPGTALFENITTFVNSVDLPRILFNSFFIAGVGTIATLIVASLAGYGFEMFRSKAREKVFGVMILGLSIPFAALMIPLFVMMASFKMINTYQAIILPTVASIFIIFYFRQATKAFPTELRDAAKVDGLKEWQIFFFIYMPVMRSTYAAATIIVFMANWNNYLWPLIVLQTNDMKTLTLVVAGLTSAYTPDFGVVMVGSITATLPTLIIFFLLQRRFVEGMLGAVK; encoded by the coding sequence ATGAGTAACCCCCTCGCTTTGCTCAGCCGCACCGCCACCTATGCCCTGCTCACGCTGGCGGCATTCATTTCGGTGTTCCCGTTCTTCTGGATGCTCGTGGGAGCCACCAACAGCTCCAATGACATCATTCGCGGCAAGGCCACGCCCGGCACGGCCCTGTTCGAGAACATCACCACATTTGTGAACTCGGTGGATCTGCCCCGCATCCTGTTCAACTCGTTCTTCATCGCTGGCGTGGGCACCATCGCCACGCTGATCGTGGCGTCACTGGCCGGCTATGGCTTTGAGATGTTCCGCTCGAAGGCGCGTGAAAAGGTGTTCGGGGTGATGATCCTGGGCCTGTCGATCCCGTTTGCGGCGCTGATGATCCCGCTCTTCGTGATGATGGCGAGCTTCAAGATGATCAACACCTATCAGGCGATCATCCTGCCCACCGTGGCCTCGATCTTCATCATCTTCTACTTCCGCCAGGCCACCAAGGCGTTCCCGACCGAGTTGCGTGATGCAGCCAAGGTCGACGGGCTCAAGGAATGGCAGATCTTCTTTTTCATCTACATGCCGGTGATGCGCTCGACCTATGCGGCGGCGACCATCATCGTGTTCATGGCCAATTGGAACAATTACCTGTGGCCGCTCATCGTGCTGCAGACCAATGACATGAAAACCCTCACCCTAGTGGTGGCGGGCCTGACATCGGCCTACACGCCCGATTTCGGTGTCGTCATGGTTGGTTCGATAACGGCCACCCTCCCCACCCTGATCATCTTCTTCCTGCTCCAGCGTCGCTTCGTCGAAGGCATGCTGGGCGCGGTCAAATAA
- a CDS encoding ABC transporter ATP-binding protein, whose translation MSSLKLRGVRKSYGTVEVIRGIDLDIAAKEFVVFVGPSGCGKSTLLRMIAGLEAITAGDLDIGGQRMNDVDPSKRGIAMVFQSYALYPHMTVRDNMGFALRFAGVAKDKIASQVDEAARILALEPLLDRFPKELSGGQRQRVAIGRAIVRNPEVFLFDEPLSNLDAELRVHMRIEIARLHKELKTTMVYVTHDQVEAMTLADTIVVLRDGIIEQVGKPLELYDDPANLFVAGFIGSPKMNLMAGVVTASGNGSVTVELTHQGKAQVTLPVSDTPPAVGAAVTMGVRPEHFGLEGAGGAEMSVNIDVAEHLGATSYIYANTKSGEQIIIEREESRHEHDRESITVSIDTAKAYLFDDKGQRVR comes from the coding sequence ATGAGCAGCTTGAAGCTTAGAGGCGTGCGCAAATCCTATGGCACCGTCGAGGTGATCCGGGGGATTGATCTGGACATTGCGGCCAAGGAATTCGTGGTGTTTGTCGGTCCGTCGGGATGCGGCAAGTCCACCCTGTTGCGCATGATTGCCGGGCTCGAGGCGATCACCGCGGGTGATCTCGACATCGGTGGCCAGCGAATGAACGATGTCGATCCATCCAAGCGCGGCATCGCCATGGTGTTCCAGTCCTATGCGCTTTATCCGCATATGACGGTGCGCGACAATATGGGCTTTGCGCTGCGCTTTGCGGGTGTGGCCAAGGACAAGATAGCCAGCCAGGTCGATGAAGCCGCCCGCATTCTGGCGCTGGAGCCCCTGCTGGACCGCTTCCCCAAGGAGCTCTCGGGCGGGCAGCGCCAGCGCGTCGCGATCGGCCGCGCCATTGTGCGCAATCCGGAAGTGTTCCTGTTTGACGAACCGCTGTCGAACCTGGACGCCGAGTTGCGCGTGCATATGCGCATCGAGATCGCGCGGCTGCACAAGGAACTCAAGACCACCATGGTCTATGTGACCCATGATCAGGTCGAGGCCATGACACTGGCCGATACGATCGTGGTGCTGCGTGATGGCATTATCGAGCAGGTCGGCAAGCCACTGGAGCTCTATGACGATCCTGCCAACCTGTTCGTGGCCGGCTTTATCGGCTCGCCCAAGATGAACCTGATGGCGGGCGTTGTAACGGCATCGGGCAACGGATCGGTTACGGTTGAGCTGACCCATCAGGGCAAGGCGCAGGTTACCCTGCCCGTCTCCGACACGCCGCCGGCTGTCGGTGCGGCGGTGACCATGGGTGTGCGGCCTGAGCACTTCGGCCTTGAAGGCGCCGGCGGCGCTGAAATGAGCGTCAACATTGACGTTGCTGAGCATCTGGGCGCGACCAGCTATATCTACGCCAACACCAAATCGGGCGAACAGATCATCATCGAGCGTGAAGAGTCTCGCCACGAGCATGATCGCGAAAGCATCACGGTCTCAATCGATACGGCCAAGGCCTATCTGTTCGACGACAAGGGCCAGCGCGTCCGCTAG
- a CDS encoding aldo/keto reductase: MAEKIRWGIIGPGSIAKAFFGGANDSRHGVVAAIATRDPSKPNLATDFPGIRVVKGYDALLADPEIDAVYIAVPHTGHAEWAIKAAEAGKHVLVEKPFALSAFEIGAVLHAHKQAGTFAGEAFMYRLHPQTAKLIELLKSGVIGDVRMIQSSFGFSMGKFQPEHRLFASKLAGGGILDVGGYPVSMARLIAGTAMGKPFADPVKVAGTAKLNAEGTDDWAAAVLTFENGIVAQVSCAVMANLDNVLRIHGADGRIEVPDFWFAGGDRTKGVGKIDIIKDGKTETVSVGEERHVYSFEVDAASEAILARRQELTEPGMSWNDTLGNARVLDQWRRDAGIEFSVETSANRVNTLANRPLGANQGVIPKRSIPGLGKQASTVALGFEDFKSFASGAILLDAFWERGGNIFDTAFVYGGGYTEKLYGEWHSNRGTREGSVLIGKGAHSPLCYPDVIAKQLTQSLDRLQTDYVDIYFMHRDNLDVPVGEFVDAMDAEVKNGRIRGPFGGSNWTRERFDEAVAYAERTGKTKPMALSNNFALSEMLEPIWDGCVTSASDDWKKWLTDTQTTNFSWSSQGRGFFTDRAGRDKTDNEELVRCWYNDKNFARRDRAIELAEKIGHNPIHVALAFVLAQPFPSIPLIGPRTLGELDDSLLAFDIKLTPEQVAWLDHGN; the protein is encoded by the coding sequence ATGGCTGAGAAAATTCGCTGGGGCATTATCGGACCCGGCAGCATCGCCAAGGCGTTTTTTGGTGGCGCCAACGACTCCCGGCACGGGGTTGTGGCGGCCATTGCGACGCGCGATCCGAGCAAGCCGAACCTGGCTACAGACTTCCCCGGCATTCGCGTGGTCAAGGGTTACGACGCGCTGCTCGCCGATCCCGAGATCGACGCGGTCTATATCGCCGTACCCCATACCGGCCACGCCGAATGGGCGATCAAGGCGGCCGAAGCGGGCAAGCACGTGCTGGTCGAAAAGCCCTTCGCGCTGTCCGCCTTCGAGATCGGCGCCGTGCTGCATGCCCACAAGCAGGCAGGTACCTTTGCAGGCGAAGCCTTCATGTATCGCCTGCACCCGCAGACCGCCAAGCTGATCGAACTGCTTAAATCGGGCGTCATTGGTGACGTGCGGATGATTCAGTCGAGCTTTGGCTTCTCGATGGGCAAGTTCCAGCCCGAGCACCGGCTGTTCGCCTCCAAGCTGGCCGGCGGCGGCATTCTTGATGTCGGCGGCTATCCCGTCTCGATGGCCCGGCTGATTGCCGGCACTGCCATGGGCAAGCCCTTCGCCGATCCGGTCAAGGTCGCTGGCACCGCCAAGCTCAATGCCGAAGGCACGGATGACTGGGCCGCGGCTGTACTGACCTTCGAAAACGGCATAGTGGCGCAGGTCTCCTGCGCAGTGATGGCCAATCTGGACAATGTGCTGCGCATTCACGGTGCCGATGGCCGTATCGAGGTGCCTGACTTCTGGTTTGCCGGTGGCGACCGCACCAAGGGTGTCGGCAAGATCGACATCATCAAGGACGGCAAGACTGAAACGGTCAGCGTGGGCGAAGAGCGCCACGTCTATTCGTTCGAGGTCGATGCCGCCTCTGAGGCCATCCTCGCCAGGCGGCAGGAACTGACTGAGCCAGGCATGAGCTGGAATGACACTCTGGGCAATGCCCGGGTGCTCGATCAGTGGCGTCGCGATGCCGGGATCGAGTTCTCGGTCGAAACCAGCGCCAACCGCGTCAACACGCTGGCCAATCGCCCGCTGGGCGCCAATCAGGGCGTCATTCCCAAGCGTTCCATTCCAGGTCTTGGCAAGCAGGCCTCGACCGTGGCGCTGGGCTTTGAGGACTTCAAGAGCTTCGCGTCAGGCGCCATCCTGCTCGACGCATTCTGGGAGCGTGGCGGCAATATCTTTGACACCGCCTTTGTCTATGGCGGCGGCTATACCGAAAAGCTCTATGGCGAGTGGCACAGCAATCGCGGCACGCGCGAAGGCTCGGTGCTGATCGGCAAGGGTGCGCATAGCCCGCTGTGCTATCCCGACGTGATCGCCAAGCAGCTGACCCAGTCGCTGGACCGGTTGCAGACCGACTATGTCGATATCTACTTCATGCACCGCGACAATCTCGATGTCCCGGTTGGCGAGTTCGTCGACGCCATGGATGCCGAGGTCAAGAATGGCCGCATTCGCGGACCATTCGGTGGCTCCAACTGGACCCGGGAGCGCTTTGACGAGGCCGTGGCCTATGCCGAACGCACCGGCAAGACCAAGCCGATGGCACTGTCCAACAATTTCGCGCTGTCCGAAATGCTGGAGCCGATTTGGGATGGCTGCGTCACCTCGGCCTCGGACGACTGGAAAAAGTGGCTGACCGACACCCAGACCACCAATTTCTCCTGGTCCAGTCAGGGCCGTGGCTTCTTTACCGACCGTGCCGGTCGCGACAAGACCGACAATGAAGAGCTGGTCCGCTGCTGGTACAATGACAAGAACTTTGCCCGTCGCGACCGTGCGATCGAGCTGGCCGAAAAGATCGGTCACAATCCGATCCACGTCGCGCTGGCCTTCGTTCTGGCCCAGCCCTTCCCGTCCATCCCGCTGATTGGGCCCCGCACACTGGGCGAACTCGACGATAGCCTCTTGGCCTTCGACATCAAGCTGACCCCTGAACAGGTAGCCTGGCTCGATCACGGCAACTAG
- a CDS encoding DMT family transporter translates to MNHVSSSTQHSAVTGALFMVVASLAFAGTNVLQSALPTPVEYGGYGMSSTGMAFWQYVIASVLALPLIMRIGVHNLRTKHPVLHGVRAFVSALGVHVFVYGFASGVPIWQMVTLLATGPLFIILGSTLFLGERASTARIGAGLVGFVGAIIVSGVGVEGLSAYTLIPIAAAALWATTDVLTKYLSRTESPETLTVSLLVLVTPNHLLILLAVNAFAWLAPTLVPNGLATGFPFALPSGTGLWLLLLLGGLTAAAQYLLSIAYKVADATYLQPFGDLKVPLSGLLGWIVLSQAPSIWFWPGSILILAASTFILWNESQNRQKLSMA, encoded by the coding sequence ATGAACCACGTTTCCTCGTCTACCCAACATAGCGCTGTCACAGGCGCCCTGTTCATGGTGGTGGCAAGCCTTGCCTTCGCCGGCACCAACGTGCTGCAATCGGCGCTGCCAACGCCAGTGGAATATGGCGGCTATGGCATGAGCTCGACCGGCATGGCGTTCTGGCAATATGTCATCGCCTCGGTCCTGGCCCTACCGCTCATCATGCGCATCGGGGTGCACAATCTGCGCACCAAACACCCGGTATTGCATGGGGTTCGTGCCTTTGTGTCGGCGCTGGGCGTACACGTGTTCGTCTACGGCTTCGCCTCGGGCGTGCCGATCTGGCAGATGGTCACCCTGCTCGCCACCGGCCCGCTCTTCATCATTCTGGGCTCAACGCTGTTCCTCGGCGAACGCGCCTCGACCGCTCGTATTGGCGCGGGCCTGGTCGGCTTTGTCGGTGCCATCATCGTCTCCGGTGTCGGCGTCGAGGGGCTCAGCGCCTATACGCTGATCCCAATTGCGGCCGCCGCGCTGTGGGCGACCACCGACGTGCTGACCAAATATCTGTCGCGCACTGAATCGCCGGAAACGCTGACCGTGTCGCTATTGGTGCTGGTCACGCCCAATCACCTGCTGATCCTACTGGCCGTGAACGCCTTCGCCTGGCTGGCGCCGACGCTGGTCCCCAACGGGCTGGCCACCGGCTTCCCCTTCGCCCTGCCCTCCGGCACCGGGCTGTGGCTGTTGCTGCTGTTGGGCGGGTTGACGGCAGCCGCGCAATATCTGCTCAGCATCGCCTACAAGGTCGCCGACGCGACCTATCTGCAGCCATTTGGCGATCTCAAGGTGCCGCTGAGCGGTCTGCTGGGCTGGATTGTTCTCAGCCAGGCCCCATCGATCTGGTTCTGGCCCGGGTCGATCCTGATCCTGGCGGCGTCGACCTTCATTCTGTGGAATGAATCGCAGAACCGCCAGAAACTCAGCATGGCCTGA
- a CDS encoding MurR/RpiR family transcriptional regulator, with the protein MSEVTATAEPPQDFDALRTAIIERKSELPKRLSQVAAYALDNPDEIAFGTAASIALLANVQPSTLVRFAQHFGFDGFSGLQLLFRARLRERTSSYDDRLKALEAGDTTIAESTSLLNGFLAAGHRSIDAIAAAVDPDQLERAVTLLAGADTIYLIAKRRSYPITNYMAYAFGKLRVKCQLVGTSAGTDDDLLAMATPQDAAFAISYAPYASESAAQARALAARDIPVVSLTDSAFSPLAECSQEWFEVVEADHAGFRSLSASMAFAMALTVSIAEKRRRG; encoded by the coding sequence ATGTCTGAAGTCACCGCCACAGCCGAGCCACCGCAGGATTTTGATGCCCTGCGCACCGCGATTATCGAGCGCAAGAGCGAACTGCCCAAGCGGTTGAGCCAGGTCGCGGCCTATGCGCTGGATAACCCCGACGAGATCGCCTTTGGCACGGCAGCCAGCATTGCCCTGTTAGCCAATGTGCAACCGTCAACGCTGGTGCGCTTTGCCCAGCATTTCGGGTTTGACGGCTTTTCCGGCCTGCAATTGCTGTTCCGCGCCCGATTGAGGGAGCGCACCTCATCCTATGACGACCGGCTCAAGGCGCTAGAAGCCGGCGACACCACAATTGCCGAGAGCACCAGCCTGCTCAACGGCTTTCTGGCTGCCGGGCACCGATCCATTGACGCCATTGCCGCCGCCGTGGATCCCGATCAGCTGGAACGTGCGGTGACGCTGCTGGCAGGTGCCGACACCATTTATCTGATCGCCAAGCGCCGCTCCTACCCCATCACCAATTACATGGCCTACGCCTTTGGCAAGCTGCGGGTGAAGTGCCAGTTGGTCGGCACCTCTGCGGGGACCGATGATGACCTGCTGGCCATGGCCACACCGCAAGATGCTGCCTTCGCCATCAGTTACGCCCCCTATGCTTCTGAAAGCGCGGCGCAGGCGCGGGCGCTGGCGGCGCGCGACATCCCGGTGGTGTCGCTGACCGACTCGGCTTTTTCGCCACTGGCAGAGTGCTCCCAGGAATGGTTCGAGGTGGTCGAGGCCGACCATGCCGGTTTCCGCTCGTTATCGGCGAGCATGGCCTTTGCCATGGCGCTGACGGTTAGCATTGCGGAAAAGCGGCGCCGGGGCTGA
- a CDS encoding bifunctional 5-dehydro-2-deoxygluconokinase/5-dehydro-2-deoxyphosphogluconate aldolase: protein MTNAQPEHGTKTLDVITIGRASVDLYGQQIGTRLEDVGSFAKSVGGCPANIAVGTARLGLKSALITRVGHEQMGRFITEQLAREGVETAGIATDPARLTALVLLSVEAEGVSPMIFYRTDCADMALDEGDIDEALIASARSIVVTGTHFSRPNSEAAQKKAIRIAKASGARIAFDIDYRPNLWGLAGHDAGFERYVASDIVSQKYQSVLPDCDLIVGTEEEVLIASGEADLLSALRTIRGLSSATIVLKRGPMGCIVYDGAIPDDLEAGIVGEGFPIEVYNVLGAGDAFMSGWLRGWLSGESHATSATWANACGAFAVSRLMCSPEYPSWAELDHFMTKGSPKRALRNDDDLNHIHWATTRRRAWPKLMALAIDHRSQLEEIPGATEASISAFKELAVTAASRIADGRPGFGMLLDDKHGRKALFAAEAQGFWIARPIELPGSRPLQFEFSQDIGSRIIDWPVEHAIKVLCFFHPDDPAALRAEQIAKLGVAHDAARKIGRDLLVEIIAGKHGTLGDDTIARAMTEIYDAGIRPDWWKLEPQNSAAAWSAIDQVIEARDPLCRGIVLLGLEASHEALEAGFALAHTSRQVRGFAVGRTIFAAAAKAWLAGSMSDEEAIADMAQRFGALVAVWERLGDHKPD from the coding sequence GTGACAAACGCGCAGCCCGAACACGGGACGAAAACGCTCGATGTCATTACCATCGGGCGCGCTTCGGTGGACCTGTATGGCCAGCAGATCGGCACGCGGCTTGAAGACGTCGGCAGCTTTGCCAAATCCGTGGGCGGCTGCCCCGCCAACATTGCGGTGGGCACGGCCCGGCTGGGGCTGAAGTCGGCGCTGATCACCCGCGTCGGCCACGAACAGATGGGCCGTTTCATCACCGAACAGCTGGCCCGCGAGGGCGTTGAAACTGCCGGTATAGCCACCGACCCCGCGCGCCTGACGGCGCTGGTGCTGCTCTCGGTCGAGGCCGAGGGCGTCTCGCCCATGATCTTTTATCGCACCGACTGCGCCGACATGGCACTGGACGAAGGCGATATCGATGAAGCCCTGATCGCCTCTGCCCGTTCCATCGTGGTTACCGGCACCCACTTCTCGCGCCCCAATAGCGAAGCGGCGCAGAAAAAGGCGATCCGCATTGCCAAGGCCAGTGGCGCCCGTATTGCCTTCGACATTGATTACCGCCCCAATCTGTGGGGCCTTGCCGGCCATGATGCAGGCTTTGAGCGCTATGTCGCCTCCGACATCGTCTCGCAAAAATACCAGTCGGTGCTGCCCGACTGTGACCTGATCGTCGGCACCGAAGAGGAGGTCCTCATTGCCTCCGGTGAAGCCGACCTGCTCTCCGCGCTCAGGACGATCCGTGGCCTTTCCTCCGCCACGATTGTCTTGAAGCGCGGGCCCATGGGCTGCATCGTCTATGATGGTGCCATCCCCGATGATCTGGAGGCCGGCATCGTCGGTGAAGGCTTCCCCATCGAGGTCTATAATGTGCTGGGGGCGGGCGACGCCTTCATGAGCGGCTGGTTGCGCGGCTGGCTGAGCGGCGAGAGCCACGCCACCAGCGCCACCTGGGCCAATGCCTGCGGCGCCTTCGCCGTATCACGCCTGATGTGTTCGCCGGAATACCCCAGCTGGGCAGAGCTCGATCACTTCATGACCAAGGGCAGCCCCAAGCGCGCCCTGCGCAATGACGACGATCTCAATCATATCCACTGGGCGACCACACGCCGCCGCGCCTGGCCAAAGCTGATGGCGCTGGCGATTGATCATCGCAGCCAGCTTGAGGAAATCCCCGGCGCGACGGAAGCGTCGATTTCCGCCTTCAAGGAACTTGCCGTAACGGCAGCGTCACGCATTGCGGATGGTCGGCCGGGCTTTGGCATGCTGCTCGACGACAAGCATGGCCGCAAAGCGCTGTTTGCCGCCGAAGCCCAGGGCTTCTGGATTGCCCGCCCCATCGAGTTGCCCGGTTCGCGGCCGCTGCAGTTCGAATTCAGCCAGGACATCGGCAGCCGGATTATCGACTGGCCGGTCGAGCACGCCATCAAGGTGCTGTGCTTCTTTCACCCCGACGATCCTGCCGCGCTCAGGGCCGAGCAGATCGCCAAATTGGGTGTCGCCCACGACGCCGCCCGCAAAATTGGCCGGGACCTGCTGGTTGAGATCATCGCTGGCAAGCATGGCACGCTGGGGGATGACACCATCGCCCGCGCCATGACCGAGATCTACGATGCCGGCATTCGCCCCGACTGGTGGAAGCTGGAGCCGCAAAACAGTGCCGCAGCCTGGAGCGCCATCGATCAGGTCATCGAAGCGCGCGACCCGCTCTGTCGCGGCATTGTGCTGCTCGGGCTTGAAGCCAGCCATGAAGCGCTGGAAGCCGGGTTTGCCCTCGCGCACACCTCCCGGCAGGTCCGCGGCTTTGCTGTGGGGCGCACCATCTTCGCTGCTGCCGCCAAGGCATGGCTGGCGGGCTCCATGAGCGACGAAGAGGCCATTGCCGACATGGCACAACGCTTCGGCGCGCTGGTTGCGGTGTGGGAACGTCTGGGCGATCACAAACCGGACTGA